CATATGAAGAAGGAATTTATGGAACAGATGATGCTTTTTTAGTAGAAAGATATGGTGGTAAAGTGATTGCTGTAAAAGGTGATGAAAAAAATATTAAAATAACAATAAAACAAGATTTAGAAAAAATGAAGTCATTTTTACAATATGATGAAATGAGTTCCTTAAGGATAGGGATAGGATATGATAGCCACAGACTTGTTTTTGGCAAGAAACTTATCATTGGTGGAGTTGAAATTCCTTATGAAAAAGGACTTGAAGGATATTCTGATGCAGATGTTCTTATACATGCAATAATTGACGCTATATTAGGTTCTGCAGGACTTGATGATATAGGTAGGCATTTCCCTGATACAGATTCTCAATATAAAGATATTTCAAGCTTTATTTTACTTAAAAGAACCCTTGAACTTGTAAAAAAGCAAAAAATTAAACCTGTATGGGTTGACTGCACGATTTTTGCTGAAAAGCCTAAGCTGTCTCCTTATATTTCAGCTATGAAAGAAAATTTGCACAAAATTGGGCTAAATGTAAATATTAAAGCAAAAACTAATGAAGGAATGGGTTTTATTGGAAGAGGTGAGGGGATTGCTGCTCAAGCAATATGCCTGAGCAGCATTACATTAGACCCTTAAGATATTTTGAGGTACATTTTTTACAGATGCAACTCCTGTAAGAAGCATTGCCTGTTTTAGTTCATTTTTTATATTTTCAAAATAAAGTTTAAGTCCTTCTTTCCCTCCACCAAAAACAGCGACCACAACAGGTCTTCCTATAAGCACAGCATCTGCCCCAAGTGCCAAAAGTTTGAGCACATCAACTCCTGAGCGGACTCCGCCATCTGCAATGATTGTTATTTTGCCTTTAAGTTTTTCTGTAATTTCAGGCAAAACTTCTGCAACCCCTGGTGTATGGTCAAGAATTCTTCCACCATGATTTGAGACAACAATGGCTGCTACTCCCATATTGTATGCTATTTCTGCTTCTCTTAGTGTCATTATTCCCTTTAAAATAAAAGGAAGTTTTGTTGCTTTAACAAGCTCTTCAATCTCTTTCGGAGATTTCGGACTTACTGGTTGTCCCTTAAGTGCCATTGTAATAAGTCCAGCTCCATCAATATCAACTCCCACGGCAATAGCTCCTGCCTCTTCAGCAATACGAATTCTTTTAATTATTTCGTCCTGAGTTCTTGGTTTAATTATCGGAATTCCTTTTCCATTATTTTGTTTGATTGCATTAATTCCACTTCCATACATTAATGGGTCTGCTCCGTCACCTATCCATCCAAGAGTGCCTGCCATAAGAGAGCCTGCAATTACTTCCTGTGTATAAACATCCTCAGTAACAGCTCCTCCCATGTTATATGTTGTACCAGTTATTGGTGCTGCCATAACAGGAAGGGAAAGCATTTGCCCGAAGATTTCAACTGATGTATTAGGTTCTTTTACATCATGAATAGTGGAAAGGTTGAGTTTAATCTTATTTAAAGCCTCAATATTAGCCTTAAAAGAAGAGCCTGTGCCAACACCTCCCATTCCTGGAACTTCTCCTGCACAGACAATCCCATTACATACAGGGCATACACGACAATATGGTTTAAGCTTTTCTTTAGCTGCTTTCTTTACTTCTTGCCAGTTCATCTTCCCTCCTAATAAAATTTTTATTTAATATGATATTATAAAACATAAAGGGCGGTTAGCTCAGCTGGGAGAGCGCCAGAATCGCACTCTGGAGGCCAGGGGTTCAAATCCCCTACCGTCCATTAGATTTTTCAAGGGGTTACATAGGGATACACTCCTAAAAGATACTGACTGTGCCAGTTTTTGTACCCTTTGATTTGTTAAGTGAGGGAGGAATTTATTTAGACAGGCACAGCTTTTATTTTGTGTTCTGGTAAAAAAAAGATGAGAATGTCCCAGAGTTATTTTAATGTTCTTATGCCTTTAAAATATTCATAACAAGGAAATTTGCAAAGGCGTATTTCAAGCCATGAAATCTGAGAGAAGTCAGAATCAAGATGAAAATTATGTAAATAGATTGTGCTATAATTTGAATCAAAAAATAACTATAAATTCGCTTTGAATGAATTGATTTTTAAGAAGAATTTAATGCCGAAGGCGGGACTCGAACCCGCACGGGTTTCCCCACACGCCCCTCAAACGTGCGTGTCTACCAGTTCCACCACTTCGGCTAATTATAATAATACCAAGAACTGTAAGTTTGTTTCAACCTTTTTACCTATCCTTAAATTTATCTTGCAATCTAAGATGACTTTTGTTCATGAGAGATTTTTGTTTTTTTAGATTTATCCCAAAGAAAAATATGAAATTATTAAAAAATCATGATAACATATGATATGTATAGAAAAAATCTTGAATTGAAGTTAATTGACTAAACTCTTTCAAATATATTAGAAAAAACTATGATGAATCGCTATTATTCATTTGGAGAATATTTAAAAGAAATATTCGGGAAAAAAGTCTATAAAGTAAACGTAGACGCAGGCTTTACATGTCCAAACAGGGATGGAACACTTGGAACAACTGGCTGTATTTACTGTAACAACGATTCCTTTAGGCCATCAAGTTGCGCACCTTCAAAGCCGCTTATTGACCAAATTAAAAATGGAATAGGATATTTAAAAGCAAGATATAAAGCAAAAGCATTTCTTGTTTATTTTCAACCTTATACAAATACTTATGCACCTATAGACCATCTTGAAAAACTTTATAAAGAAGCTCTTTCTCATCCAGAAGTAGTTGGACTTGCAATTGGAACACGTCCGGACTGTGTTGATGATGAAAAACTTGAGTTACTTCAAATGCTATCAAAAACTCATATGATAATTGTTGAATATGGAATGCAGTCAATTTATGAAAAATCTCTTGCGTATATTATGCGAGGGCATGATTATTCTACATTTCTTAAAGCTGTTTATAATACTCATGAAAGAGGTATTTTAGTCGGAGCACATATAATTGTTGGAATTCCCACAGAAACAAGAGAAGAATCGCTTGCCATGGCAGATGAAATAAATCTTCATCCAATAAAATTTCTAAAAATTCATCAACTTCAAGTTGTTAAGGATACTCTTCTGGCATATATCTATGAGAGAGATCCCTTTCCTGTTTTTGAGTATGAAAACTATCTTGATTTTATAGTTGATTTTATTGAAAGACTTCGTCAGGATATTGTTATACAGAGACTTTTTGCAACTTCACCAGAAGATATTTTAATTGCTCCTAAGTGGAATAAGACCAAACAAGAAATTTTAAATGATATAAATAGAAGATTTGAGGAGAGAAATGCTCGCCAAGGTTCAAAGTGCTCATTTGATAGGAATAGAGCCATATGCTGTTGATGTAGAAGTGGACATAGCACAGAGAGGACTTCCCCATTTCAACATTGTTGGTCTTCCTGATACAGCAGTCAAAGAATCTCGTGATAGAATCAAAGCTGCTTTTAAAAATACAGGATTTCCTTTTCCTATAAAACAGATTACAGTTAACTTAGCACCGGCAGACCTTAAAAAAGAAGGTTCATCTTTTGACCTTCCAATAGCCATAGGAATACTTTCTGCGGAAGGACACATTCCAAAGGATATTTTAAAGGACTTTTTAATTGTGGGAGAACTCTCTTTAGAAGGCAAAGTAAAGCCTATTAAGGGGAGTTTATGTATAGCTTCAAAAATGAAAAATGGCGCTATTAGAAAGATAATAATTCCTCCTGAGAATGCACAAGAAGCCTCAGTTGTAGAGGAAGTTGAGGTTTATCCTGTAAAAGATTTGGCAGAAACTGTCAATTTTTTAAGGGGTGAAAAACTTATTAAACCATTTAAATCAGAAGTTGCTTATTTAGAAGAGGTTGAACTTTATGAAGATCTTTCAGATGTTAAAGGGCAATTTCAGGCAAAAAGAGCACTTGAAATTGCGGCAGCAGGAGGACATAATATTTTGATGATAGGCCCACCAGGAAGTGGGAAAAGCATGCTTGCAAGAAGACTTCCAGGAATACTTCCACCAATGACCATTAATGAGGCAGTTGAGACAACAAAAATTCACAGTGTAGCTGGATTATTACCTGATGGAAAAGGTATTGTCAATTCACGTCCTTTCAGAGCACCCCATCATTCATCCAGTGACGTTGCTTTGATTGGCGGTGGGCAAATTCCAAAACCTGGCGAGGTTTCTCTTGCCCACAATGGAGTGCTTTTTCTTGATGAACTTCCAGAGTTTAAGAGGAATGTTTTAGAAGTACTTAGGCAACCTCTTGAAGATGGCTTTGTGACAGTTGCACGTAGCTACGCTACTGTTCAGTTTCCTTCAAGATTTTTATTGGTGGGATCTATGAATTCATGTCCTTGTGGTAACTACGGAGATAAATTTAAACCATGCACTTGCACTCCTCAAATGATAATTCGTTATCGTTCAAGGGTTTCAGGTCCTCTTCTTGATAGAATTGATATTCACATTGAAGTTCCAAGAGTAAACTATCAAGAACTGAAAGATGATACCCCTTCAGAAACTTCAAAAACTGTCAGAGAAAGAGTAATCAGAGCAAGACAGATTCAACTTAAAAGATTTACAAACGAAGGAATATATTGTAATGCGCATATGAAAGCAAAGCATTTAAAGAAATTTTGCCGACTTGATGAAGACTGTCATAAACTTCTTCAGTCTGCTATGGAAAAACTTGGGCTAAGTGCAAGAGCTCATTCAAAGATAATCAAAGTTGCAAGGACAATAGCTGATCTTGAAGGTTTAGAACATATAAAATCTCAACATATAGCAGAGGCAATACACTACCGCAGCCTTGAAAGGCAGAGTTTTTAAATGCTTGAACTGCTTTTTATTGGAGTATCCTCTTTCATAATAGCTCTATCTGGAGCAATGATGCCAGGTCCTCTTTTTGCAGTAACGGTTTCAGAGACACCACGCAGAGGTATACTCACAGGACCTATTTTGGTAACTGGACATGGTGTGCTTGAGTTAGTTCTTTTATTTTTAATTATCTCCGGTGTAGGGAATTTTTTACAGATGAAAGAGACATTTATTGCTGTTGCTTTTATAGGAGCTGTGTTTCTTTTTTTTACAGGATTATCAATGTTTCGTTCCATACCAAAACTTAGTTTAAACAACAACATAAACATGCAGACAAAGGGATCCCTCTTTTTATCAGGTATTTTACTGAGCCTTGCCAATCCATACTGGTCATTCTGGTGGGCAACAATAGGAATTGGCTATCTTGTTCAGGCAATGGAAATCGGAGCTTTTGGTATAGCTATATTTTTTTTAGGGCATATAATGGGAGACCTTGCTTGGTATTCAAGTGTATCCTTTGGCATTTATAAAGGGAAAAAATTTTTAAGTGACAGCCTCTACAAAAAAATGGTTTTTATTTGTTCTCTTATCCTTATAGGTTTTTCATTTTATTTCGTCTATACAGGGATTAGAAAGCTAAAAGATTTTTTGTAATACCATATTTCGTTAGATTTTAAGGCGTTTGTGGTTCAAGGAGGAATTGAAATGGTAAGATATGACATAACTTTTTTTAGTGATTTTGATATTTATCTTTTTAAAGAAGGAAATCACTTCAATGCTTACGAAAAGCTCGGTTCTCATATCATAGAGGTTGATGGGAAAAAAGGAACTTACTTTGCTGTATGGGCTCCTAATGCAGAAAGAGTCTATGTCATAGGTGATTTCAATGGATGGGAACTTTCGCATCCTCTTTCAGTAAGATGGGATAACTCTGGTATATGGGAAGGTTTTATTCCAGAAATTGATAAAGGAACAAAATATAAATATTACATAATATCAAAATATGGTTATCACTTGGAAAAAGGAGACCCCTATGCTTTCTTCTGGGAAATACCTCCTGCCACTGCCTCAATTGTTTGGGATTTAGAATATAAATGGAATGATGAAGAATGGATGAAAAACAGGGTTAAAAGAAATGGGCTTAACTGTCCAATATCAATTTATGAGGTTCATCTTGGTTCATGGAGAAGAGTTCCTGAACAGGGAAATAGGTTTTTAACATACAGAGAGCTTGCTGAATGGTTACCAAAATATGTAAAAGATATGGGATTTACACATGTTGAATTTTTACCAGTTATGGAGCATCCTTTTTATGGTTCATGGGGATATCAAACAATCGGATATTTTGCACCAACTTCAAGATATGGCACTCCTCAGGATTTTATGTATCTGATTGATAAGCTTCATCAAAATGAAATAGGAGTAATTCTGGATTGGGTTCCTTCACATTTTCCTGATGATGGGCACGGACTTAGTTTTTTTGACGGAACATATCTTTATGAACATCAGGATCCGAAAAAAGGATATCATCCTCACTGGCATAGTTATATTTTCAATCACGGAAGAAATGAGATTAGAAATTTTCTTATAAGTTCTGCTGTCTTCTGGCTGGATAAATATCATATTGATGGATTAAGAGTTGATGCTGTTGCTTCAATGCTTTATCTTGACTACGGAAGAGCAGAAGGAGAATGGATTCCAAATAAATACGGAGGTAAGGAGAATTTAGAAGCAATAGAATTTATAAAAAGACTTAATGAAACAGTGTATGAAAAATATCCTGATACACAAACTATTGCTGAAGAGTCTACTGCATGGCCTCTTGTTACGCATCCTACATATATTGGCGGACTTGGATTTGGTATGAAGTGGAATATGGGCTGGATGCATGATACACTTTATTATTTCTCAAAAGATCCTATATACAGAAAATATCATCATGGAGAGCTTACTTTTAGTATCTGGTATGCCTTTTCTGAAAACTTTGTGCTACCACTTTCCCATGATGAGGTTGTTTATGGAAAAAGTTCTCTTTTGAATAAAATGCCAGGAGATCAATGGCAAAAGTTTGCAAATCTGAGACTTCTTTTTGGTTATATGTATGCTCATCCCGGGAAAAAACTTCTTTTCATGGGAGGAGAGTTCGGGCAATGGGATGAATGGTATCATGAGGGAAGTTTACACTGGCATCTTCTTGATTATCCAGAACATCAGGGCATTCAAAAATTGGTAAGGGATTTAAATAATCTTTATAAAACTGAGCCAGCTCTTCATGAACTTGATTTTTCACCAGCAGGTTTTGAATGGATTGATTGTAGTGATGCAGACCAGAGTGTTGTAAGCTTTCTAAGAAAAGCAAAAGATCCGAAAAATGTTATTATAGTTGTGTGTAATTTTACTCCTGTTCCGAGATTTAATTACAGAATTGGAGTTCCCTTTAAAGGTTACTGGAGAGAGATTTTAAATAGTGATTCCTGGATTTATGGAGGAACTAATCATGGAAACACTGGAGGAGTTGAGGCAGACCAGATACCTTGTCATGGAAGACCTTATTCTTTGTGTCTGACCCTTCCTCCATTGGGAATTCTGTTTCTTAAATGTCAGGGCATAGTGTAATCAAGAAACTTTTAATTCCCTTTAGGTTTCCTCCTTTGGACATTCCGAGTGTCCTCAATGGGTAAGAGGAATCTCTCTTTGATGCAATAGAAAAAAGGAGGAGATTCCTCGGCTGCTTCCGCAGCCTCGGAATGGCAAAAAGAAGTAAGAGGTGATATATGAAAATAGATAGAGATTATATTCACGGATATACTGACAAAGAAACTATTCGTCTTGAAAATCAGGCTAATTGTTTGAATGATCTTCTTCACTATGATTCTGTTTTTCCAGAGAATTCGCTAATTCTTGAAGCTGGATGTGGCGTAGGTGCACAAACTAAGATTGTTGCTTCAAAAAATCCGAATTCAAAATTCATATCCATTGATATTTCTGAAGATTCATTAAATAAAGCAAGAGCATTAATTCAATCACTTAATATTGATAATGTTGAGTTTCAAGTCGGAGATATTTTTGATTTACAATTTCCAGATGAGTATTTTGATCACATTTTTATTTGTTTTGTTTTAGAACATCTTGCAACTCCCATTGAGGCTTTAAAGTCATTAAAAAGAGTATTAAAAAAGGGCGGAAGCATTACTATAATTGAAGGAGATCATGGTTCTGCCTATTTTTATCCTTATAGTCATTACGCGCAGTTAGCAATAAATGCTCAGATAACATTACAACTAAACATTGGAGGTAATGCTTTAATTGGGAGACAACTTTATCCTCTTTTGACAGAATCTGGTTACAAAAATTGTAAAGTGTCTCCAAGAATGGTTTATGTTGATTCAAGTAAACCAAAATTTGTTGAAGGCTTCATAAAAAACACTTTTATAGCTATGATTGAAGGAATCGGAGAAAAAGCTATAAATAGCTTAATTATTGATGAAGATTCTTTTGATAAAGGAGTTCAAGATTTATATAGAACAACCCAAGCAGATGGAACATTTTGCTATACGTTTTTTAAAGGCACTGGATATAATATTTGACACTACTGAGAAATTTTGATTTGAGTCTGTTTGGGTTATAATAGAATATAAAACAAAACTACCACGTAGAGATTTTGGGGATTATTCTGAGATAGAACAAAAAGCGGAAGCACTTTCAAGTGAAGATTCTAAGGAAATGGATTCAATGAAAAATAAAAAAGATATTTAATCATGGAAATTCATCTTATTTTCCTTTATCTTGCCATCTTGCTCTTTTTTGCAAGGCTAACAGGAGACATTTTTGCTAAATTTGGAATTCCTTCAGTAATTGGTGAAATATTTGTAGGAATCATGCTTGGGCAGAGTGTTTTAGGTATTATTCCTCTAAGTGACGTAATGAAGCTTCTTGCTGAACTTGGGATAATACTTCTTCTTTTTCATATAGGACTTGAAGCAGACCTTAAACAACTAAAAGAAGTGGGTTTCTCTGCCGCTACTGTGGCGATAACAGGGGCACTTGCTCCTATGGTTATTGGTTTTCTTGTATCTTACTATGTTTTTAATTTTCCCACTATCACTTCTTTGTTTATTGGTGGAACTCTCACTGCCACAAGCATTGGCATTACTGTAAGGGTTCTTGAAGATCTGGACAAGATGAAAGAACGTTTTGCTCAAGTTGTGCTTGGTGCAGCAGTGCTTGATGATATATTTGGAGTTGTGGTGCTTGCTGCATTATATGAATTTTCAAAAACTCAGGAAATAAATGTAAATGCAACCATTCTTTTGGTGTTTTATATCGGAACATTCTTTCTCTTTGCACCAATTATCGGCAAGATTTTTGCCTATTTTGTAAGCAGTCTTGCAAAAAGACTTAATACTCTTGATTTTGTTCCACCTGTGGTTGTGGCAATAATTCTGCTTTTTGCTTTTGCTGCCCATGAGATAGGCTTGCCTGAGATACTTGGTGCTTTCACTGCAGGAATTGCCTTTTCAAGAAGATTTACCATTCCCTTTGCAGCAGCCTTTCAAGCAGATAAAGCAATAATTCATAAGATTGAAGAGTCTTTGAAGCCACTTATCTGGCTTTTTACTCCTATATTTTTTGTCTACGTGGGACTACAACTTAATCTAAAGGCAATAGATTTCACTTCAGGACATTTCTGGCTCTTAAGTGCTGTTTTGTTCATAGTTGCCCTTATAACCAAGTTAGTTGCAGGATTATTTGTAAAAGGAACGATGAGAGAAAAATTAAGTGTAGGCTTTTCCATGCTTCCAAGAGGTGAAGTAGGGCTCATCTTTGCAGAATTTGGAAGATTAAGCGGCATTTATGATCATACCCTTTATGCTGTTATTATTTTTGTAGTTGCTCTTACAACTTTACTCGCTCCGATTGTGCTTAAAAGTTTATGGAAAACAGAACAAACTACAACTTAATCTCTGGCAATTGAGATAGAGATTCTTTTATTTTTTCATCAGGATATTCAAAATCAGTAAGCTTACCAGATAAATATGCTTCATAAGAGGGCAGGTCAAGAAAGCCTATGCCACTTAAATTAAAGAGTATTACTTTTCTTTTGCCCTCTTCTTTTGCTTTCAGAGCTTCATCTATTGCAACTTTTATGGCATGAGCACTTTCAGGTGCAGGAATTATTCCTTCGCTTCTTGCAAAAAGTATAGCAGATTCAAAAACAGCAGTTTGTCCTACTGCTACTGCTTCAATTAATCCATCATGGCAGAGTTGACTCACAAGAGGTGAGTCTCCATGATATCTCAATCCTCCTGCATGAATTCCCGGAGGTACAAAGTCATGCCCAAGTGTATACATCATAAGAAAAGGCGTAAGTCCAGCTGTGTCACCATAGTCATATCTGAACTCTCCCTTTGTAAGTGTTGGACAGCTTGAGGGTTCAACTGCTATAACTCTTACTTCCTTTCCATGAATTTTATCATAAAGAAATGGGAAACTGACTCCGCCAAGATTGCTTCCTCCTCCACAGCAACCGATTACAATATCAGGATAATCTCCTGCAATTTCAAGTTGTTTTTTGCATTCAAGCCCAATAATTGTCTGATGAAGTAAAACATGATTTAGCACCGAACCAAGTGCGTAATTTGTATCTTTATGGGTTGCTGCATCTTCAACCGCCTCAGATATTGCTATACCAAGTGTTCCAGGGTGGTCTGGATTTTCTCTGAGAATTCTTCTACCTGATTCAGTTTTATCAGAAGGAGATGGATAAACCTTTCCTCCCCATGTTTCCATCATTATTCTTCTGTAAGGCTTCTGGTCATAACTAACTCTTACCATATAAACTGTTATCTCTATGCCCATCAATGCTCCTGCCAAGGAAAGTGCTGAACCCCATTGTCCTGCACCTGTTTCTGTAGCAATTCTTTTTATTCCTTCAATCTTGTTGTAATAAGCCTGAGGTATAGAGGTATTTGTTTTATGGCTTCCTGCAGGACCAAGTCCTTCATGTTTGAAATAAATCTTTGCAGGAGTCTGAAGAGCTTTTTCAAGTCCAATAGCTCTGTAAAGAGGTGTTGGTCTAAAGCTTGCGTAAATATTTAAAACTTCTTCAGGAATGTTTATCCATCTTTGAGTGCTTATTTCTTGTTCAATAAGAGATATGGGAAATATTACTTTTAAATCATCTGCAGATATAGGCTTTTTAGTTTGAGGATTAAGGGGTGGTGGCGGTAACTTAGGCATATCAGCCTGTATATTATACCATTGCATTGGTAAATCTTTTTCTGAAAGTAAAATTCTTCTCATTCTGCCCTCCTGTTAAGATTAATTTTTAATTATGAAAGCAATCCCCAAATTTTTGCAACACTTACAGTTTGACATTTATTTATCAAAGTTTGTAGTATTTACAATATGCTAAAAATTGCAGTAATTGATGGACAGGGTGGAGGAATTGGTAGTTACATTATTAAATCTCTCAGAGAAGCATTTGGAGATAAAATAGAAATTTTGGCACTTGGAACAAATGCTGCAGCCACAGCAAATATGATGAAATGTAAGGCAAATAAAGGAGCTTCTGGAGAAAATGCAATTATCTGGAATGTTAAGAAAGTTGATCTCATACTGGGGCCATTAAGTATTCTTGTGTCAAATGGAATGATGGGAGAGTTGACTTCAAAAATGGCTGAGGCAATAGGAAGCAGTCCAGCAAGAAAAATTCTGTTACCAATTAATCAGGAAGGGATTGATATTATAGGTTTTATTAAAGAGCCTCTTCCACATCTTGTGGAAAAATTAATCCTTCATATAAAGGAGGAATTCAATGTGTGAAGCAAATGCATATGTAATTAAAAATGGTGAGGAGGAGATTTATTTAGAATCTGTGGATATATTAAAACCTGAAGGAAACCAAATATATCTTAGAAACATATTTGGAGAACAGAAGGTTTTTAAAGGTAAAATTAAAGAAATGTCACTGCTAAATCATAAAATTATTCTTGAAGAAGATCGGTAGTATATAAAATTCAACATAATCATGCTCATTCGTTTTATTGAGTTCCAGAAGTTTGATCCATATTTAAATATGGCAATTGACGAATCTATTAGTTTTTTTGTGCGACAGAGTAGAGTTTTACCAACTTTCAGGCTATATGGATGGAATAAAAAAGCGATAACTATCGGAGAGTTTCAGAAAATTGAAGAAATCAATCAGGATTTTTGCCTTAATCATGAAATTCCAATTGTAAGAAGACCAACAGGAGGCAAAGGTATTCTGCACTATGATGACTTCACATACA
The Thermodesulfovibrio yellowstonii DSM 11347 DNA segment above includes these coding regions:
- the ispD gene encoding 2-C-methyl-D-erythritol 4-phosphate cytidylyltransferase — encoded protein: MKRSVIVVAAGAGKRFGSPDKVLVEINNKPLFMFPLQTFENTQFIDDIWIVTRKEAIERIKEIIQSFKIQKVKGIIEGGTERQDSVYNALKVLHKDTDVVLIHDAARPLISKELIERIIDAMNPEIDGVIPVVELTDTIKWIKQKNIIGGTLNRNILRAVQTPQAFWFKRLFQAYEKAYEEGIYGTDDAFLVERYGGKVIAVKGDEKNIKITIKQDLEKMKSFLQYDEMSSLRIGIGYDSHRLVFGKKLIIGGVEIPYEKGLEGYSDADVLIHAIIDAILGSAGLDDIGRHFPDTDSQYKDISSFILLKRTLELVKKQKIKPVWVDCTIFAEKPKLSPYISAMKENLHKIGLNVNIKAKTNEGMGFIGRGEGIAAQAICLSSITLDP
- a CDS encoding alpha-hydroxy-acid oxidizing protein, giving the protein MNWQEVKKAAKEKLKPYCRVCPVCNGIVCAGEVPGMGGVGTGSSFKANIEALNKIKLNLSTIHDVKEPNTSVEIFGQMLSLPVMAAPITGTTYNMGGAVTEDVYTQEVIAGSLMAGTLGWIGDGADPLMYGSGINAIKQNNGKGIPIIKPRTQDEIIKRIRIAEEAGAIAVGVDIDGAGLITMALKGQPVSPKSPKEIEELVKATKLPFILKGIMTLREAEIAYNMGVAAIVVSNHGGRILDHTPGVAEVLPEITEKLKGKITIIADGGVRSGVDVLKLLALGADAVLIGRPVVVAVFGGGKEGLKLYFENIKNELKQAMLLTGVASVKNVPQNILRV
- a CDS encoding TIGR01212 family radical SAM protein (This family includes YhcC from E. coli K-12, an uncharacterized radical SAM protein.); translation: MMNRYYSFGEYLKEIFGKKVYKVNVDAGFTCPNRDGTLGTTGCIYCNNDSFRPSSCAPSKPLIDQIKNGIGYLKARYKAKAFLVYFQPYTNTYAPIDHLEKLYKEALSHPEVVGLAIGTRPDCVDDEKLELLQMLSKTHMIIVEYGMQSIYEKSLAYIMRGHDYSTFLKAVYNTHERGILVGAHIIVGIPTETREESLAMADEINLHPIKFLKIHQLQVVKDTLLAYIYERDPFPVFEYENYLDFIVDFIERLRQDIVIQRLFATSPEDILIAPKWNKTKQEILNDINRRFEERNARQGSKCSFDRNRAICC
- a CDS encoding YifB family Mg chelatase-like AAA ATPase; amino-acid sequence: MLAKVQSAHLIGIEPYAVDVEVDIAQRGLPHFNIVGLPDTAVKESRDRIKAAFKNTGFPFPIKQITVNLAPADLKKEGSSFDLPIAIGILSAEGHIPKDILKDFLIVGELSLEGKVKPIKGSLCIASKMKNGAIRKIIIPPENAQEASVVEEVEVYPVKDLAETVNFLRGEKLIKPFKSEVAYLEEVELYEDLSDVKGQFQAKRALEIAAAGGHNILMIGPPGSGKSMLARRLPGILPPMTINEAVETTKIHSVAGLLPDGKGIVNSRPFRAPHHSSSDVALIGGGQIPKPGEVSLAHNGVLFLDELPEFKRNVLEVLRQPLEDGFVTVARSYATVQFPSRFLLVGSMNSCPCGNYGDKFKPCTCTPQMIIRYRSRVSGPLLDRIDIHIEVPRVNYQELKDDTPSETSKTVRERVIRARQIQLKRFTNEGIYCNAHMKAKHLKKFCRLDEDCHKLLQSAMEKLGLSARAHSKIIKVARTIADLEGLEHIKSQHIAEAIHYRSLERQSF
- a CDS encoding LysE family transporter codes for the protein MLELLFIGVSSFIIALSGAMMPGPLFAVTVSETPRRGILTGPILVTGHGVLELVLLFLIISGVGNFLQMKETFIAVAFIGAVFLFFTGLSMFRSIPKLSLNNNINMQTKGSLFLSGILLSLANPYWSFWWATIGIGYLVQAMEIGAFGIAIFFLGHIMGDLAWYSSVSFGIYKGKKFLSDSLYKKMVFICSLILIGFSFYFVYTGIRKLKDFL
- the glgB gene encoding 1,4-alpha-glucan branching protein GlgB, with amino-acid sequence MVRYDITFFSDFDIYLFKEGNHFNAYEKLGSHIIEVDGKKGTYFAVWAPNAERVYVIGDFNGWELSHPLSVRWDNSGIWEGFIPEIDKGTKYKYYIISKYGYHLEKGDPYAFFWEIPPATASIVWDLEYKWNDEEWMKNRVKRNGLNCPISIYEVHLGSWRRVPEQGNRFLTYRELAEWLPKYVKDMGFTHVEFLPVMEHPFYGSWGYQTIGYFAPTSRYGTPQDFMYLIDKLHQNEIGVILDWVPSHFPDDGHGLSFFDGTYLYEHQDPKKGYHPHWHSYIFNHGRNEIRNFLISSAVFWLDKYHIDGLRVDAVASMLYLDYGRAEGEWIPNKYGGKENLEAIEFIKRLNETVYEKYPDTQTIAEESTAWPLVTHPTYIGGLGFGMKWNMGWMHDTLYYFSKDPIYRKYHHGELTFSIWYAFSENFVLPLSHDEVVYGKSSLLNKMPGDQWQKFANLRLLFGYMYAHPGKKLLFMGGEFGQWDEWYHEGSLHWHLLDYPEHQGIQKLVRDLNNLYKTEPALHELDFSPAGFEWIDCSDADQSVVSFLRKAKDPKNVIIVVCNFTPVPRFNYRIGVPFKGYWREILNSDSWIYGGTNHGNTGGVEADQIPCHGRPYSLCLTLPPLGILFLKCQGIV
- a CDS encoding class I SAM-dependent methyltransferase, coding for MKIDRDYIHGYTDKETIRLENQANCLNDLLHYDSVFPENSLILEAGCGVGAQTKIVASKNPNSKFISIDISEDSLNKARALIQSLNIDNVEFQVGDIFDLQFPDEYFDHIFICFVLEHLATPIEALKSLKRVLKKGGSITIIEGDHGSAYFYPYSHYAQLAINAQITLQLNIGGNALIGRQLYPLLTESGYKNCKVSPRMVYVDSSKPKFVEGFIKNTFIAMIEGIGEKAINSLIIDEDSFDKGVQDLYRTTQADGTFCYTFFKGTGYNI
- a CDS encoding cation:proton antiporter: MEIHLIFLYLAILLFFARLTGDIFAKFGIPSVIGEIFVGIMLGQSVLGIIPLSDVMKLLAELGIILLLFHIGLEADLKQLKEVGFSAATVAITGALAPMVIGFLVSYYVFNFPTITSLFIGGTLTATSIGITVRVLEDLDKMKERFAQVVLGAAVLDDIFGVVVLAALYEFSKTQEINVNATILLVFYIGTFFLFAPIIGKIFAYFVSSLAKRLNTLDFVPPVVVAIILLFAFAAHEIGLPEILGAFTAGIAFSRRFTIPFAAAFQADKAIIHKIEESLKPLIWLFTPIFFVYVGLQLNLKAIDFTSGHFWLLSAVLFIVALITKLVAGLFVKGTMREKLSVGFSMLPRGEVGLIFAEFGRLSGIYDHTLYAVIIFVVALTTLLAPIVLKSLWKTEQTTT